The Streptomyces achromogenes genome window below encodes:
- a CDS encoding DUF3558 domain-containing protein encodes MSEGTMQRRAQRDGQFNQREERDERAKRAGGLNRLLAAAVTVPVMLIAAGCSSDSGSDDASKDAAATGSAADSAASAAPTVQAAAYQKLPQACAVVSKKTLTELVPKGVTSGKEGTTGDTADRASCSWSSLANNGVKGSQFRWLNVSLLRFESDATTGDGESQAKTYYAKQVKDSQAVAGATNAKSQPVPGTGDEATLVRYDLKKTEGAFKQQTVVARVENVVVTLDYNGAGLAGDKAPSADALSASAQKAAKEAVASVRSANGVGGGGSSEGSSAGSPAGSASPSPSKSSSVSPGEGASLPSSATPKATASKAPAAAPKATASAKS; translated from the coding sequence ATGAGTGAAGGAACCATGCAGCGACGAGCCCAGCGAGACGGCCAGTTCAACCAGCGCGAGGAGCGTGACGAGCGAGCGAAGCGCGCAGGAGGGCTCAACCGCCTCCTGGCAGCCGCGGTCACCGTCCCGGTCATGCTGATCGCCGCGGGCTGCTCCTCGGACTCCGGCTCGGACGACGCCTCGAAGGACGCCGCCGCCACCGGTTCCGCCGCGGACTCCGCCGCGAGCGCCGCGCCCACCGTGCAGGCAGCCGCGTACCAGAAGCTGCCTCAGGCGTGCGCGGTGGTGTCGAAGAAGACGCTGACCGAGCTGGTGCCCAAGGGGGTCACCTCCGGCAAGGAGGGGACGACCGGGGACACCGCGGACCGGGCGAGCTGTTCATGGTCGAGCCTGGCCAACAACGGCGTGAAGGGTTCGCAGTTCCGCTGGCTGAACGTGTCGCTGCTGCGTTTCGAGTCCGACGCGACGACCGGCGACGGCGAGTCGCAGGCGAAGACGTACTACGCGAAGCAGGTCAAGGACTCCCAGGCGGTGGCGGGCGCGACCAACGCGAAGTCGCAGCCGGTCCCGGGGACGGGCGACGAGGCGACGCTGGTGCGGTACGACCTGAAGAAGACCGAGGGCGCCTTCAAGCAGCAGACGGTGGTGGCGCGGGTGGAGAACGTCGTCGTCACGCTGGACTACAACGGGGCCGGTCTGGCGGGCGACAAGGCGCCGAGCGCGGACGCGCTGTCGGCGTCGGCGCAGAAGGCGGCGAAGGAAGCGGTGGCGTCGGTGCGGTCGGCCAACGGCGTGGGCGGCGGCGGGAGTTCGGAGGGCTCGTCGGCCGGTTCGCCGGCCGGCTCCGCCTCCCCGTCCCCGTCGAAGTCGTCCTCCGTCTCGCCGGGCGAGGGGGCTTCGCTGCCGTCGTCGGCGACCCCGAAGGCGACGGCGTCCAAGGCGCCCGCGGCGGCCCCGAAGGCGACCGCCTCCGCCAAGAGCTGA
- a CDS encoding DUF3558 domain-containing protein: MLRKAYVPGVVALLAALLAGCTGGSDDTGSDDNSNPGEAGTSAPAAQPGRYTTLPEACGVVSRATLDSLLPGIQQLTDATRRDTAYAGEATLTYDTDRKVGCRWKVESAEATDHLLVDFERVVSYDNAVSDDSQAETLFAKRVTAADLPAPVASATAGVSPSTSATGSPSAGAPSPSTATATASGSPSAASPTASASSTVAPADLQPRLLDDLGDEAFVDDALGSSGSTVKQRTVTVAFRTSNVIVTIQYEEQPATLGVTPDSEDMQDKARKLAAQLVDALAG, from the coding sequence GTGCTGCGGAAGGCCTACGTACCCGGCGTCGTCGCGCTCCTCGCGGCGCTGCTGGCCGGCTGCACCGGCGGCTCGGACGACACCGGCTCGGACGACAACTCCAACCCGGGCGAGGCCGGCACGTCGGCGCCCGCCGCCCAGCCGGGCAGGTACACCACGCTGCCGGAGGCGTGCGGCGTGGTGAGCCGGGCCACGCTCGACTCCCTGCTTCCCGGCATCCAGCAGCTCACCGACGCGACGCGGCGCGACACGGCCTACGCCGGCGAGGCGACCCTGACCTACGACACGGACCGCAAGGTGGGGTGCCGTTGGAAGGTGGAGTCGGCGGAGGCCACCGATCACCTCCTCGTCGACTTCGAGCGGGTCGTCTCCTATGACAACGCGGTGAGCGACGACTCCCAGGCGGAGACCCTCTTCGCGAAGAGGGTGACGGCGGCCGACCTGCCGGCGCCCGTCGCGTCCGCCACGGCCGGCGTCTCCCCCTCCACGAGTGCCACGGGCTCCCCGAGCGCGGGGGCCCCGTCCCCGTCCACGGCCACGGCCACCGCCTCCGGCTCACCGTCCGCCGCCTCGCCGACGGCCTCGGCCTCCTCGACGGTCGCGCCGGCCGATCTGCAGCCCCGGCTGCTGGACGACCTCGGCGACGAGGCGTTCGTCGACGACGCCCTCGGGAGTTCCGGTTCGACGGTCAAACAGCGAACGGTGACTGTGGCGTTCCGCACGTCGAACGTCATTGTGACCATCCAGTACGAGGAGCAGCCGGCGACGCTCGGAGTGACGCCGGACAGTGAGGACATGCAGGACAAGGCCCGGAAACTGGCCGCGCAGTTGGTCGACGCGCTGGCCGGCTGA
- a CDS encoding RtcB family protein — protein MPYVEMPGAKVPIRMWTDPASVEEGALQQLRNVATLPWIKGLAVMPDVHYGKGATVGSVIAMSGAVCPAAVGVDIGCGMSAVKTSLTANDLPGDLSRLRSKIEQAVPVGRGMHDDPVDPGQFHGLAAGGWDDFWRRFDDVAETVRFRRERAGRQMGTLGSGNHFVELCTSEDGAVWLMLHSGSRNIGKELADHHIGVAQRLPHNQGLVDRDLAVFISDTPQMAAYRNDLYWAQEYAKYNRTIMMALLKDVVRKEFKKAKPTFEQEISCHHNYVAEERYEGMDLLVTRKGAIRAGSGEYGIIPGSMGTGSYIVKGLGNDKAFNSASHGAGRRMSRTAAKRRFSTRDLVEQTRGVECRKDSGVVDEIPGAYKPIEQVIDQQRDLVQVVAKLKQFICVKG, from the coding sequence ATGCCGTACGTGGAAATGCCGGGCGCGAAAGTACCCATCCGCATGTGGACCGACCCGGCGTCGGTCGAGGAGGGCGCGCTGCAGCAGCTGCGCAACGTGGCCACCCTGCCCTGGATCAAGGGCCTGGCGGTCATGCCGGACGTCCACTACGGCAAGGGCGCGACCGTCGGCTCGGTCATCGCCATGAGCGGGGCCGTCTGTCCGGCGGCGGTGGGGGTCGACATCGGGTGCGGGATGTCGGCGGTCAAGACGTCGTTGACGGCGAACGACCTGCCGGGGGACCTGTCCCGGCTGCGCTCGAAGATCGAACAGGCCGTTCCGGTGGGGCGCGGGATGCACGACGACCCCGTGGACCCGGGGCAGTTCCACGGCCTGGCCGCCGGCGGCTGGGACGACTTCTGGCGTCGGTTCGACGACGTCGCGGAGACGGTGAGGTTCCGCCGCGAACGCGCGGGCCGGCAGATGGGGACGCTGGGCTCCGGCAATCACTTCGTTGAACTTTGCACTAGTGAGGACGGGGCGGTCTGGCTGATGCTGCACTCCGGTTCCCGCAACATCGGCAAGGAACTGGCGGATCACCACATCGGCGTGGCCCAGAGGCTCCCGCACAACCAGGGCCTGGTCGACCGCGATCTCGCGGTCTTCATCTCGGACACCCCGCAGATGGCGGCCTACCGCAACGACCTCTACTGGGCGCAGGAGTACGCGAAGTACAACCGCACGATCATGATGGCGCTCCTGAAGGACGTGGTCCGCAAGGAGTTCAAGAAGGCGAAGCCGACGTTCGAGCAGGAGATCTCCTGCCACCACAACTACGTGGCGGAGGAACGCTACGAGGGCATGGACCTGTTGGTCACGCGGAAGGGCGCGATCCGGGCGGGTTCGGGAGAGTACGGGATCATCCCGGGCTCGATGGGCACGGGCTCGTACATCGTGAAGGGCCTGGGCAACGACAAGGCCTTCAACTCGGCCTCGCACGGGGCGGGTCGGCGCATGAGCCGGACCGCGGCCAAGCGCCGCTTCTCGACGAGGGACCTGGTGGAGCAGACGCGGGGCGTGGAGTGCCGCAAGGACTCCGGCGTCGTGGACGAGATTCCGGGCGCCTACAAGCCGATCGAGCAGGTCATCGACCAGCAGCGGGACCTCGTGCAGGTCGTGGCGAAGCTGAAGCAGTTCATCTGCGTGAAGGGTTGA
- a CDS encoding GNAT family N-acetyltransferase: MDRHIPFETLHNFRDLGGYRTGTGHRIRPGRLFRADSLGKLTTGTPDWDRFLALGIGTVIDLRHPQEIEARGRVPEHGSFAYQNLSIEHRPYNQAALTPDLDPGPYLCARYMEVAEDGVKEIAAALRLVAEAEEGLVFHCASGKDRTGQLAALVLALLGVPDETIIEDFSLTELATRALLDDWRARNDGRSPSWPAFGRAPEAAMRLFLAALRERHGSVEAYVTHALGLDAAELSTALRSRLLEPFPTTWPEPVYRRAAPADAPALVRLRDTAALWQLARGIRQWLPGEKTEAHFLDRMREGEVWLAHTGAALTGGYELWWDDPAAWGPRPPEAGYIHRLMTTPHTAPPGAGRRLLAHAESRVTAAGRPYARLDCLSANPRLRAYYESAGYTVVGEQRAKDGGTGSPYAVTLLQKRLM, translated from the coding sequence GTGGACCGACACATACCTTTCGAGACGCTGCACAACTTCCGCGACCTGGGCGGATATCGCACCGGAACCGGTCACCGGATCCGCCCGGGACGCCTGTTCCGCGCCGACTCCCTCGGCAAGCTCACCACCGGCACCCCGGACTGGGACCGCTTCCTCGCCCTCGGCATCGGCACCGTGATCGACCTGCGGCATCCCCAGGAGATCGAGGCACGGGGCCGCGTCCCTGAGCACGGCTCCTTCGCCTACCAGAACCTCAGCATCGAGCACCGCCCCTACAACCAGGCGGCGCTGACCCCGGACCTCGATCCCGGCCCCTACCTCTGCGCCCGCTACATGGAGGTCGCCGAGGACGGCGTCAAGGAGATCGCGGCGGCGCTGCGCCTGGTGGCCGAGGCGGAGGAGGGCCTGGTCTTCCACTGCGCCTCCGGCAAGGACCGCACCGGCCAGCTCGCCGCCCTGGTCCTCGCCCTCCTCGGCGTCCCGGACGAGACGATCATCGAGGACTTCAGCCTCACCGAACTGGCCACCCGGGCCCTGCTGGACGACTGGCGGGCCCGCAACGACGGCCGCTCACCGTCCTGGCCGGCCTTCGGCCGCGCCCCCGAGGCGGCGATGCGCCTGTTCCTGGCGGCCCTGCGCGAGCGCCACGGCTCGGTCGAGGCGTACGTGACGCACGCCCTGGGCCTGGACGCGGCCGAACTGTCCACGGCCCTGCGCTCCCGCCTCCTCGAACCGTTCCCCACCACCTGGCCGGAGCCGGTCTACCGCCGAGCCGCCCCCGCCGACGCCCCTGCCCTGGTCCGCCTGCGCGACACGGCCGCCCTGTGGCAACTGGCCCGCGGCATCCGGCAATGGCTGCCGGGCGAGAAGACCGAGGCCCACTTCCTCGACCGCATGCGCGAGGGCGAGGTCTGGCTGGCGCACACCGGCGCCGCCCTCACCGGCGGCTACGAACTCTGGTGGGACGACCCGGCGGCCTGGGGCCCCCGTCCGCCCGAGGCGGGCTACATCCACCGCCTGATGACGACCCCCCACACCGCCCCGCCCGGCGCCGGCCGCAGGCTGCTGGCCCACGCCGAGTCCCGCGTCACCGCCGCCGGCCGCCCCTACGCCCGCCTCGACTGCCTCTCCGCCAACCCCCGCCTGCGCGCCTACTACGAGTCGGCGGGCTACACCGTCGTAGGCGAACAGCGAGCGAAGGACGGCGGCACAGGCAGCCCCTACGCGGTCACCCTGCTGCAGAAACGCCTCATGTGA
- a CDS encoding SDR family NAD(P)-dependent oxidoreductase has translation MAAAAPSTASRIAVVTGASSGIGAATARELAAAGYRVVLTARRKDRIEALAEEITRSGGSATAYQLDVTDRAAVDEFATAFRTIGVLVNNAGGALGADPVATGDPADWRTMYETNVLGTLNVTQALLPQLVASGDGTVVVVSSTAGLGTYEGGAGYVAAKHGAHVLAETLRLEIVGQPVRVIEIAPGMVKTDEFALTRFSGDQDRAAKVYEGVAEPLTASDVAETITWAVTRPSHVNVDLLVLRPRAQASNTKVHREL, from the coding sequence ATGGCCGCCGCCGCACCGTCCACCGCCTCCCGCATCGCCGTCGTCACCGGTGCGAGCAGCGGAATCGGCGCCGCGACCGCCCGGGAGCTCGCCGCGGCCGGCTACCGCGTGGTCCTGACCGCCCGCCGCAAGGACCGCATCGAGGCGCTCGCCGAGGAGATCACCCGCTCGGGCGGCTCCGCGACGGCCTACCAGCTGGACGTCACCGACCGCGCGGCCGTCGACGAGTTCGCCACCGCCTTCCGCACGATCGGCGTGCTCGTCAACAACGCCGGCGGCGCACTGGGCGCCGACCCCGTCGCCACCGGCGACCCCGCCGACTGGCGCACCATGTACGAGACGAACGTCCTCGGCACCCTGAACGTCACCCAGGCCCTCCTCCCCCAGCTCGTGGCGAGCGGCGACGGCACCGTGGTCGTGGTCTCCTCCACCGCCGGACTCGGCACCTACGAGGGCGGCGCGGGCTATGTCGCCGCCAAGCACGGCGCGCACGTCCTCGCCGAGACCCTCCGCCTGGAGATCGTCGGGCAGCCGGTCCGGGTCATCGAGATCGCCCCCGGCATGGTGAAGACCGACGAGTTCGCCCTCACCCGCTTCAGCGGCGACCAGGACCGGGCCGCCAAGGTCTACGAGGGCGTCGCCGAACCCCTCACCGCCTCCGACGTGGCCGAGACGATCACCTGGGCGGTGACCCGCCCCAGCCACGTCAACGTCGACCTCCTCGTCCTGCGCCCCCGCGCCCAGGCGTCGAACACCAAGGTCCACCGCGAGCTGTGA
- a CDS encoding MarR family winged helix-turn-helix transcriptional regulator — MSQNVRSRLLDEPSVVSRRYAAAYAPFHQAPADRLGLHPTELRCLNLPALEREPVTTGRVAELTGLTTGSATRRVDRLEKAGHVVRERDAADRRRVLVATVPERIAEFGRMRERLGGDWTPLFDDLADSELAVIVRRMRRTVESGAEQAVRLREGRV, encoded by the coding sequence ATGTCCCAGAACGTGCGGTCGCGGCTGCTGGACGAGCCGTCCGTGGTCTCCCGCCGGTACGCGGCCGCGTATGCCCCGTTCCATCAGGCGCCCGCGGACCGGCTGGGGCTGCACCCCACGGAGCTGCGGTGTCTGAACCTGCCGGCGCTGGAGCGGGAGCCGGTGACGACGGGCCGGGTCGCGGAGCTGACGGGCCTCACCACGGGGTCGGCGACCCGGCGGGTGGACCGGTTGGAGAAGGCGGGCCATGTGGTGCGCGAGCGGGACGCGGCCGACCGGCGGCGGGTGCTCGTGGCGACCGTGCCGGAGCGGATCGCGGAGTTCGGGCGGATGCGGGAGCGGCTGGGCGGCGACTGGACGCCGCTCTTCGACGATCTCGCGGACTCCGAGCTCGCGGTGATCGTGCGGCGCATGCGGCGGACGGTGGAGTCCGGCGCGGAGCAGGCCGTGCGGTTGCGGGAAGGACGGGTGTAG
- a CDS encoding permease — protein MANGVAGGVAGAPAGRGLPRHWPLLLLGAAVVPGVLLVVVGRSLDEPAVQAWRTVCLAVTVQALPFLLLGTALSGAINAFVPASVFQRVLPKRPALAVPVAGAAGVVLPGCECASVPVANSLIGRGVTPAAAFAFLLSAPAVNPVVLTATAVAFPGRPEMVLARLVASLVTAAAMGWLWLWLGREEWLRPRTDRPAGHVPGHSRFQEFRQGFQHDFLHAGGFLVVGAMAAATFNVAVPRSVLDTFAGSPWLSVLFLAALAIVLAVCSEADAFVAASLSGFSPVARLTFMVVGPMVDLKLIALQAGTFGRAFAVRFSAATAVVAVVCSAVIGGVLL, from the coding sequence GTGGCGAACGGCGTGGCCGGCGGCGTGGCGGGCGCTCCCGCGGGGCGTGGGCTGCCGCGGCACTGGCCGCTGTTGCTGCTCGGCGCGGCGGTGGTGCCGGGTGTGCTGCTGGTGGTCGTCGGGCGGTCGCTGGACGAGCCGGCGGTGCAGGCGTGGCGGACGGTGTGTCTGGCCGTGACCGTGCAGGCGCTGCCGTTCCTGCTGTTGGGGACGGCGTTGTCGGGGGCGATCAACGCGTTCGTGCCGGCGAGTGTCTTCCAGCGGGTGCTGCCGAAGCGGCCCGCGCTGGCGGTGCCGGTGGCGGGGGCGGCGGGAGTGGTGCTGCCGGGGTGCGAGTGCGCGTCGGTGCCGGTGGCGAACAGTCTGATCGGGCGGGGGGTGACGCCGGCCGCGGCGTTCGCGTTCCTGCTGTCGGCGCCGGCGGTGAACCCGGTGGTGCTGACGGCGACGGCGGTGGCGTTCCCGGGCCGTCCGGAGATGGTGCTGGCGAGGCTGGTGGCGTCGCTGGTGACGGCCGCCGCGATGGGCTGGCTGTGGCTCTGGCTGGGGCGGGAGGAGTGGCTGCGGCCGCGGACCGACCGGCCGGCGGGACATGTGCCGGGACACAGCCGGTTCCAGGAGTTCCGGCAGGGTTTCCAGCACGACTTCCTGCACGCCGGGGGCTTTCTGGTGGTGGGGGCGATGGCGGCGGCGACGTTCAACGTGGCGGTGCCGCGTTCGGTGCTGGACACGTTCGCGGGGTCGCCGTGGCTGTCGGTGCTGTTCCTGGCGGCGCTGGCGATCGTGCTGGCGGTGTGCAGCGAGGCCGACGCGTTCGTGGCGGCGTCGCTCAGCGGGTTCTCGCCGGTGGCGCGGCTGACGTTCATGGTGGTGGGGCCGATGGTCGACCTGAAGCTGATCGCGTTGCAGGCCGGGACGTTCGGGCGGGCTTTCGCGGTGCGGTTCTCGGCGGCCACGGCGGTGGTCGCGGTGGTGTGCAGCGCGGTGATCGGAGGGGTGTTGCTGTGA
- a CDS encoding TIGR03943 family putative permease subunit, whose translation MRRFAQAVLLVLSGLGLLHAALFTDLYLNLVKPGMRPLLIASGAVLVALGAWAAAETWGRRPGGARDGGGDAHGHGNGHGHGHGRRPDGDGGEDAHGHDHSRVPRVAWLLFLPVLSLLFYAPPALGSYTASREPARAVAVEEDGFDPLPATSPLPITLTDFTQRVQQDRSRAVGKRTVVMTGFVTPAPGGHGWYLTRIIVNCCAADASSVKVLVHGAAAPKADTWVNVTGTWHPGGTLGTASAAVALDARSVAKAPKPSNAYMDALPLTS comes from the coding sequence GTGAGGCGGTTCGCGCAAGCGGTGTTGCTGGTGCTCAGCGGCCTGGGGCTGCTGCACGCCGCGCTCTTCACCGACCTGTACCTCAACCTGGTGAAGCCGGGCATGCGGCCGCTGCTGATCGCGTCGGGAGCGGTGCTGGTGGCGCTGGGCGCGTGGGCGGCGGCGGAAACGTGGGGCCGGCGGCCGGGCGGCGCGCGGGACGGGGGCGGGGACGCGCACGGGCATGGGAACGGCCACGGGCATGGGCATGGGCGTCGGCCTGACGGCGACGGAGGCGAGGACGCGCACGGGCACGATCACTCCCGGGTGCCGCGGGTGGCGTGGCTGTTGTTCCTGCCGGTGCTGAGCCTGCTGTTCTACGCCCCGCCCGCGCTCGGTTCGTACACCGCCTCGCGTGAGCCGGCCAGGGCGGTCGCGGTGGAGGAGGACGGATTCGACCCGCTGCCGGCCACCTCGCCGCTGCCGATCACGCTGACCGACTTCACCCAGCGGGTGCAGCAGGACCGGTCGCGGGCCGTCGGGAAGCGGACCGTGGTGATGACCGGGTTCGTCACACCGGCCCCGGGCGGGCACGGCTGGTATCTGACCCGGATCATCGTCAACTGCTGTGCGGCGGACGCGTCGTCGGTGAAGGTGCTGGTCCACGGGGCCGCCGCGCCGAAGGCGGACACCTGGGTGAACGTCACCGGCACCTGGCATCCGGGCGGGACGCTGGGCACGGCGTCGGCGGCGGTCGCGCTGGACGCCCGGAGCGTGGCGAAGGCGCCCAAGCCGTCCAACGCGTACATGGACGCACTGCCGCTGACGTCCTGA
- a CDS encoding helix-turn-helix domain-containing protein, with the protein MAASRRDTRGIVDPAGLLARVRFRRHRPAEPLRRHVETYWLIDWDLPEPYASHIVPHPSVNLSFQWEEADGPPYGELTGVARGLYTRKLTGRGRVCGVKFRPGGFRPYAPAEPVAHWTGHVLPARDVFPRAGGDTPRTVTGPADDLGRVAALDAFLLSLDPEPDPRADQAMDLVEQIRADRTVRRVADLARAEGLSVRALQRLFAAYVGVSPKWAILRYRLHEALELAGTRQDLDWAGLAADLGYADQAHLARDFTSTVGIPPAAYAHAARTP; encoded by the coding sequence ATGGCCGCCTCCCGCCGCGACACCCGCGGGATCGTCGACCCGGCCGGGCTGCTGGCCCGCGTACGGTTCCGCCGCCACCGGCCCGCCGAGCCGCTGCGCCGTCACGTCGAGACGTACTGGCTGATCGACTGGGACCTGCCCGAGCCGTACGCCTCCCACATCGTCCCGCACCCGTCCGTCAACCTCAGCTTCCAGTGGGAGGAGGCCGACGGCCCGCCCTACGGCGAGCTGACCGGCGTCGCCCGCGGCCTCTACACCAGGAAGCTCACCGGCCGGGGACGGGTCTGCGGGGTGAAGTTCCGGCCCGGCGGCTTCCGCCCGTACGCCCCCGCGGAACCCGTCGCGCACTGGACCGGCCACGTCCTGCCCGCCCGGGACGTCTTCCCCCGGGCCGGCGGCGACACGCCCCGGACGGTGACCGGCCCGGCCGACGACCTCGGCCGGGTCGCCGCGCTCGACGCCTTCCTGCTCTCCCTGGACCCCGAGCCCGACCCGCGCGCCGACCAGGCCATGGACCTCGTCGAACAGATCCGCGCCGACCGCACCGTGCGCCGTGTCGCCGACCTCGCCCGCGCCGAGGGCCTCTCGGTACGGGCGCTGCAACGGCTCTTCGCCGCCTATGTCGGCGTCAGCCCGAAGTGGGCCATCCTCCGCTACCGCCTCCACGAGGCCCTGGAACTCGCCGGCACCCGGCAGGACCTCGACTGGGCCGGCCTCGCCGCCGACCTCGGCTACGCCGACCAGGCCCACCTGGCCCGCGACTTCACCTCCACCGTCGGCATCCCCCCGGCCGCCTACGCCCACGCCGCCCGCACACCGTAG
- a CDS encoding TIGR03086 family metal-binding protein, whose protein sequence is MDIDGSGSGIDRAIGSGDGIGTGGDRGSAYGIGDLLGRARERAEPVLRGIPDAALAGPTPCAEYDVKALVNHVFQVVVQFQRLAAKEASDFGETPDRVGAGPDWRARLVAETDRLVAAWSAPGAEEGTTGAMDMPARLVGSMALLDLTVHVWDLARATGQEFPEADEAVVAELAGAVAVLEPTARRTGVFGEAVAAAEDASPFERLLARTGRDPHWKV, encoded by the coding sequence ATGGACATCGACGGCAGCGGCAGCGGCATCGACCGCGCTATCGGCAGCGGTGACGGTATCGGCACCGGCGGCGACCGAGGGAGCGCGTACGGCATCGGCGACCTGCTCGGCAGGGCGCGCGAGCGGGCCGAGCCGGTGCTGCGGGGCATCCCGGACGCGGCGCTGGCCGGCCCCACGCCCTGCGCGGAGTACGACGTGAAGGCCCTGGTCAACCATGTGTTCCAGGTGGTCGTCCAGTTCCAGCGGCTGGCGGCGAAGGAGGCGTCCGACTTCGGCGAGACTCCCGACCGGGTGGGTGCGGGGCCGGACTGGCGGGCGCGGCTGGTGGCGGAGACGGACAGGCTGGTGGCGGCCTGGTCCGCGCCGGGCGCCGAGGAGGGCACCACGGGGGCGATGGACATGCCGGCGCGGCTGGTCGGCTCGATGGCGCTGCTGGACCTGACCGTGCACGTGTGGGATCTGGCGCGGGCCACCGGCCAGGAGTTCCCGGAGGCCGACGAGGCGGTGGTGGCGGAGCTGGCGGGGGCGGTCGCCGTGCTGGAGCCGACGGCCCGGCGGACGGGGGTGTTCGGCGAGGCGGTGGCGGCCGCCGAGGACGCTTCGCCCTTCGAACGGCTGCTCGCGCGAACCGGCCGTGACCCGCACTGGAAGGTTTGA
- a CDS encoding LLM class flavin-dependent oxidoreductase, producing MQFGIFSVGDVTPDPTTGRTPTERERIKAMVAIALKAEEVGLDVFATGEHHNPPFVPSSPTTMLGYIAARTEKLILSTSTTLITTNDPVKIAEDFAMLQHLADGRVDLMMGRGNTGPVYPWFGQDIREGINLAIENYALLRRLWREDVVDWEGKFRTALQGFTSTPRPLDDVPPFVWHGSIRSPEIAEQAAFYGDGFFHNNIFWPADHTKRMVELYRARYAHYGHGTPEQAIVGLGGQVFMRRNSQDAVREFRPYFDNAPVYGHGPSLEDFTDQTPLTVGTPEQVIEKTLSFREYAGDYQRQLFLLDHAGLPLKTVLEQLDLLGEEVVPVLRKEFAVGRPADVPDAPTHGSLLAGKQAAGTGGTDGTGGGKAEKEVVA from the coding sequence ATGCAGTTCGGGATCTTCAGCGTCGGCGATGTCACGCCGGACCCCACCACGGGCCGTACGCCGACCGAGCGCGAGCGGATCAAGGCCATGGTCGCGATCGCGCTGAAGGCGGAGGAGGTCGGCCTCGACGTCTTCGCGACCGGCGAGCACCACAACCCGCCGTTCGTGCCCTCGTCCCCGACCACCATGCTCGGCTACATAGCCGCGCGGACCGAGAAGCTGATCCTCTCCACCTCCACCACCCTCATCACCACGAACGATCCGGTGAAGATCGCCGAGGACTTCGCGATGCTCCAGCACCTGGCCGACGGGCGCGTGGACCTGATGATGGGGCGCGGCAACACCGGCCCGGTCTACCCCTGGTTCGGCCAGGACATCCGCGAGGGCATCAACCTCGCCATCGAGAACTACGCCCTGCTGCGCAGGCTGTGGCGCGAGGACGTCGTCGACTGGGAGGGGAAGTTCCGCACCGCGCTGCAAGGCTTCACCTCCACGCCCCGCCCGCTGGACGACGTGCCGCCGTTCGTCTGGCACGGCTCCATCCGCTCGCCCGAGATCGCCGAGCAGGCCGCGTTCTACGGCGACGGCTTCTTCCACAACAACATCTTCTGGCCCGCCGACCACACCAAGCGGATGGTCGAGCTGTACCGGGCCCGGTACGCGCACTATGGGCACGGCACGCCCGAGCAGGCGATCGTCGGACTCGGCGGCCAGGTGTTCATGCGGAGGAACTCGCAGGACGCGGTGCGCGAGTTCCGGCCGTACTTCGACAACGCGCCGGTCTACGGGCACGGGCCGTCCCTGGAGGACTTCACCGACCAGACCCCGCTGACCGTCGGCACGCCGGAACAGGTCATCGAGAAGACCCTGTCGTTCCGCGAGTACGCGGGCGACTACCAGCGTCAGCTGTTCCTCCTGGACCACGCCGGGCTGCCGTTGAAGACCGTGCTGGAGCAGCTCGACCTGCTCGGCGAGGAGGTCGTGCCGGTACTGCGCAAGGAGTTCGCCGTGGGCCGTCCGGCCGACGTGCCGGACGCGCCGACCCACGGGTCGCTGCTCGCGGGGAAGCAGGCCGCGGGGACCGGCGGCACCGACGGGACCGGCGGGGGCAAGGCGGAGAAGGAGGTCGTGGCATGA
- a CDS encoding FMN reductase — protein sequence MKLVVVSAGLSVPSSTRLLADRLAGAVQRHASVDVEVVELRDLAVEIAHHFTNGFPGRRLAAALEAVTAADALIVVTPVFSASYSGLFKSFFDVLDPDALAGKPVLVAATGGSARHSLVLEHALRPLFSYLRAVVVPTAVYAASEDWGAQGLPERIDRAAGELAALMTGLSTPSSPSRLARADQDEVTVVPFADQLAALAAR from the coding sequence ATGAAGCTCGTCGTGGTCTCGGCGGGGCTGAGCGTCCCGTCGTCCACCCGGCTGCTGGCCGACCGGCTCGCCGGGGCGGTGCAACGGCACGCGTCCGTGGACGTCGAGGTCGTGGAGCTGCGCGACCTGGCCGTCGAGATCGCCCACCACTTCACCAACGGCTTCCCCGGACGGCGGCTCGCGGCCGCGCTGGAGGCGGTGACGGCGGCGGACGCACTGATCGTCGTCACCCCGGTGTTCTCCGCGTCCTACAGCGGCCTGTTCAAGTCCTTCTTCGACGTGCTCGACCCGGACGCGCTGGCCGGCAAACCGGTGCTGGTCGCCGCCACGGGCGGCTCCGCACGCCACTCGCTGGTGCTGGAGCACGCCCTGCGGCCGCTCTTCTCCTACCTGCGTGCCGTCGTCGTCCCGACGGCCGTCTACGCGGCCTCGGAGGACTGGGGCGCGCAGGGCCTGCCGGAGCGGATCGACCGCGCGGCGGGCGAGCTGGCCGCGCTGATGACGGGCCTGTCGACGCCGTCGTCGCCGTCCCGGCTGGCGAGGGCCGACCAGGACGAGGTCACGGTGGTGCCCTTCGCCGACCAGCTGGCGGCACTGGCCGCCCGGTGA